The following proteins are encoded in a genomic region of Synechococcus sp. ROS8604:
- the ruvB gene encoding Holliday junction branch migration DNA helicase RuvB — translation MAIVSSNAGSSKGALRPKLSRVVDATRQHDESAELSATKEDGLRPRRLDDYIGQRELKQVLGIAIQAAIGRGEALDHVLLYGPPGLGKTTMAMVLAEELGVTCRITSAPALERPRDIVGLLVNLQPKEVLFIDEIHRLTRVAEELLYPAMEDRRLDLTVGKGSTARTRALELPPFTLVGATTRAGALSSPLRDRFGLIQRLEFYGQDDLQAIVMRAAGLLALQLSPEACAEIARRCRGTPRIANRLLRRVRDVACVREVFGCIDVQLVDEALTLHRVDGKGLDASDRRLLELLLQSHGGGPVGLDTLAAALGEDPTTLEAVVEPYLLQLGFLQRTPRGRVVTAAGRGHLGWPADEGDAA, via the coding sequence ATGGCGATTGTTTCTTCCAACGCTGGATCCTCCAAGGGAGCTCTCCGACCGAAGCTGTCGCGGGTGGTGGATGCAACGCGTCAACATGATGAATCGGCCGAGCTGAGCGCCACGAAGGAAGACGGTCTTAGGCCGCGGCGTCTCGACGATTACATCGGTCAGCGTGAACTCAAACAGGTGTTGGGGATTGCCATTCAGGCGGCGATTGGTAGGGGTGAGGCCCTCGACCATGTGTTGCTCTATGGCCCTCCCGGCTTGGGCAAAACCACGATGGCGATGGTGTTGGCGGAAGAACTGGGGGTCACCTGCCGGATCACCAGCGCTCCGGCCTTGGAGCGCCCTCGCGACATTGTTGGCTTGCTCGTGAATTTGCAGCCGAAGGAGGTGTTGTTCATCGACGAAATTCATCGGCTCACCCGCGTTGCCGAAGAGCTCCTTTATCCAGCGATGGAAGACCGGCGCCTGGATCTCACCGTTGGCAAGGGAAGTACGGCGCGAACGCGAGCCCTGGAATTGCCGCCCTTCACCCTGGTGGGCGCCACCACAAGGGCCGGTGCACTGAGTTCTCCCCTGCGCGATCGCTTTGGACTGATTCAGCGCCTGGAGTTTTACGGCCAAGATGATTTGCAAGCGATCGTGATGCGGGCTGCGGGTTTGCTCGCGCTGCAGCTTTCGCCTGAGGCTTGCGCCGAGATTGCCCGCCGTTGTCGGGGCACCCCTCGGATTGCCAACCGCCTGCTGCGCCGGGTGCGGGATGTGGCCTGTGTGCGTGAGGTGTTTGGCTGCATCGATGTGCAATTGGTGGATGAAGCACTCACCCTGCATCGTGTGGATGGCAAGGGCCTTGATGCCAGCGATCGTCGCCTGTTGGAGCTGTTGCTTCAGTCCCATGGAGGCGGCCCGGTCGGTCTCGACACCTTGGCCGCGGCGCTAGGCGAGGATCCCACCACCTTGGAAGCCGTGGTGGAGCCCTACTTGCTGCAGCTCGGTTTCCTTCAGCGCACGCCCCGTGGACGGGTGGTGACCGCTGCTGGCCGAGGCCACCTGGGCTGGCCCGCGGATGAGGGAGATGCGGCATGA
- a CDS encoding tetratricopeptide repeat protein, which yields MSMDLKRWFSVLLVAFGVVLFLGADPVLAESLPKDQHRQLFEQALRFSRQGDPQQALEGWDQVLELAPDDAAAWSNRGNVRLVLGDTEGAIADQTKAIELAPEEADPHLNRGTAEEALQDWTAAEQDYNWILKRDPQDASALYNLGNVRGSEGDWESAEALYGRAAEARPGFAMARSSRALALYQLEAFEEAEREMRNLIRRYPMFADARAGLSALLWIRGSKGEAESNWAAASGLDPSYREADWLLEVRRWPPRPVADLQRFLALESP from the coding sequence ATGAGCATGGATCTCAAGCGTTGGTTCTCCGTCTTGTTGGTTGCCTTCGGGGTCGTGCTGTTCCTGGGTGCCGATCCGGTTCTGGCTGAATCGCTTCCTAAGGATCAGCACCGTCAGTTGTTTGAACAGGCCCTGCGCTTCAGCCGTCAGGGTGACCCGCAGCAGGCCCTCGAGGGATGGGATCAGGTGCTGGAGCTGGCTCCGGATGACGCCGCTGCCTGGAGCAACCGCGGCAATGTGCGTTTGGTTTTAGGCGATACCGAGGGGGCGATCGCCGATCAAACCAAGGCGATTGAGCTCGCTCCAGAGGAAGCTGATCCCCACCTCAATCGAGGCACGGCTGAGGAGGCCTTACAGGATTGGACGGCAGCCGAGCAGGATTACAACTGGATTTTGAAGCGGGATCCTCAAGATGCTTCAGCGCTCTACAACCTCGGCAACGTGCGCGGCTCTGAAGGTGATTGGGAATCCGCTGAAGCCCTCTATGGGCGCGCCGCTGAGGCCCGTCCTGGGTTTGCAATGGCGCGCTCCAGCAGGGCGTTGGCCCTTTACCAACTCGAAGCTTTTGAAGAAGCTGAGCGGGAGATGCGCAACTTGATCCGTCGTTATCCAATGTTTGCGGATGCGCGGGCTGGCTTGAGTGCTCTGCTTTGGATCCGGGGCTCTAAGGGGGAAGCTGAAAGCAATTGGGCGGCGGCTTCCGGCTTGGATCCGAGTTATCGCGAGGCCGATTGGTTGCTAGAGGTGCGTCGTTGGCCTCCACGACCTGTTGCTGATTTACAGCGTTTTCTGGCTTTGGAAAGTCCATGA
- a CDS encoding amidohydrolase, with the protein MTTTTNPLLKARLEAILPALIELRRHLHSHPELSGEEHQTAALISGELRQCGWRVREGVGRTGVMAELGPQSGPQLGLRVDMDALPVEERTGLAYASLRQGVMHACGHDIHSCIGLGVARLLAQESSLPVGMRLLFQPAEELAQGARWMRADGATDGLNALFGVHVFPSLPVGTIGVRSGSLTAAAGELEIEVIGEGGHGARPHQSVDAIWIAARVVSGLQEAISRRLDALHPVVVSFGKIEGGKAFNVIADRVTLLGTVRCLCADLHERLPAWIEETVQAICGSFGASARVRYRCIAPPVRNDPALTALLERSAVEQLGADQVQRLEQPSLGAEDFAELLQDVPGSMFRLGVAGPDGCAALHNGHFNPEEGALGVGVQVLTAAMLAWTPTP; encoded by the coding sequence ATGACCACCACCACCAATCCTCTTCTTAAAGCCAGGCTTGAGGCGATCTTGCCCGCGTTGATCGAGTTGCGACGCCATCTGCATTCCCATCCGGAACTGAGTGGGGAAGAGCACCAGACCGCGGCCTTGATTTCTGGAGAGTTGCGTCAGTGCGGCTGGCGTGTGCGAGAAGGGGTGGGGCGCACCGGGGTGATGGCGGAACTGGGGCCTCAAAGTGGGCCCCAGTTGGGTTTGCGCGTAGATATGGACGCGTTACCCGTAGAGGAGCGCACGGGTTTGGCCTATGCCTCCTTGCGGCAGGGAGTCATGCACGCCTGCGGTCATGACATTCACAGCTGTATTGGACTGGGGGTTGCGCGTTTGTTGGCGCAGGAGTCGTCCTTGCCCGTGGGGATGCGCCTGTTGTTTCAGCCTGCTGAGGAGCTTGCCCAAGGGGCCCGCTGGATGCGCGCTGACGGCGCCACTGATGGGCTCAACGCCCTGTTTGGCGTGCATGTGTTCCCCTCATTGCCGGTGGGCACGATCGGTGTACGCAGCGGCAGCCTGACGGCTGCTGCGGGAGAACTGGAAATCGAGGTGATCGGTGAAGGCGGCCATGGCGCGCGGCCCCATCAATCAGTCGATGCGATTTGGATCGCAGCCCGGGTGGTGTCGGGATTGCAGGAGGCGATCAGTCGTCGCTTGGATGCCCTGCATCCGGTGGTGGTGAGCTTTGGAAAAATCGAGGGGGGCAAAGCCTTCAACGTGATCGCTGATCGGGTCACGCTCCTCGGCACGGTTCGCTGCCTCTGCGCAGACCTCCATGAACGCTTACCAGCTTGGATTGAGGAGACGGTGCAAGCCATTTGCGGGAGCTTTGGTGCCAGCGCCCGGGTTCGCTATCGCTGCATTGCACCCCCGGTTCGTAACGATCCCGCCCTCACTGCCTTGCTCGAGCGCAGTGCCGTTGAGCAATTGGGGGCAGATCAAGTGCAACGCCTTGAGCAGCCTTCTCTTGGCGCCGAGGATTTTGCCGAACTGTTGCAGGATGTCCCCGGCAGCATGTTTCGCCTGGGGGTGGCGGGTCCTGATGGATGTGCAGCGCTCCACAACGGCCATTTCAATCCTGAGGAAGGGGCCCTGGGCGTGGGTGTGCAGGTGTTAACCGCTGCGATGTTGGCCTGGACTCCCACACCATGA
- a CDS encoding DUF3188 domain-containing protein encodes MSRQSRTRIHIVLSLAAPLMVLLGVSAMLQREGPDSWQALPAILVGSGLVIHAVVGRRQRRHQLLIALRTTRSQED; translated from the coding sequence ATGAGCCGTCAATCCAGGACAAGGATCCACATCGTGTTGTCTCTGGCGGCACCGCTGATGGTGCTGCTTGGCGTGTCGGCAATGCTGCAGCGAGAGGGGCCCGACAGCTGGCAAGCACTTCCTGCCATCCTTGTGGGATCTGGTTTGGTGATCCATGCCGTGGTGGGCCGTCGTCAGCGCCGCCATCAGTTGTTGATCGCCTTGCGCACCACCCGTTCTCAGGAGGATTGA
- a CDS encoding HEAT repeat domain-containing protein: MASSTPEQTAPNPEELRVAIASGDPVQAMPALAKLRALPDSDNDSVVIPLLILGSEQQAFLVRSLSCSGLGYRRNEQGWEVLTRLVSTDEDPNVRAEAANALASYGVERSWPLLRDSFAKDGAWLVRCSILSALAEQPGINPSWLLDLGRQAIADADGTVRVSGAEILARVVREQGGDAHGSEARGLLQPLQQDADHRVVAAALNGLQP; the protein is encoded by the coding sequence ATGGCCAGTAGCACCCCTGAACAGACCGCACCCAACCCTGAGGAGCTGCGCGTAGCGATCGCGTCGGGTGACCCAGTGCAAGCGATGCCAGCCCTCGCGAAATTGCGAGCGCTGCCCGATTCAGACAACGACAGTGTTGTGATCCCCCTGCTGATTTTGGGGAGTGAGCAACAGGCATTTTTAGTGCGCTCCCTGAGCTGCAGCGGCCTGGGTTACCGGCGCAATGAGCAGGGCTGGGAGGTGCTGACGCGTCTGGTCTCGACAGACGAAGATCCCAATGTGCGCGCTGAAGCGGCGAATGCCTTGGCGAGCTACGGGGTGGAGCGATCCTGGCCCCTGTTGCGCGACAGCTTCGCGAAGGATGGCGCTTGGCTGGTGCGTTGCAGCATTCTCTCCGCTCTCGCTGAGCAACCTGGAATCAACCCGTCTTGGCTGCTGGATCTCGGCAGGCAAGCGATCGCCGACGCCGACGGAACTGTGCGGGTGAGTGGTGCGGAAATCTTGGCCCGGGTGGTGCGTGAGCAGGGCGGAGATGCCCATGGATCTGAAGCAAGGGGGCTGCTTCAGCCGTTGCAGCAGGACGCGGATCACCGTGTAGTGGCTGCTGCCCTGAATGGTTTGCAGCCCTGA
- the thiC gene encoding phosphomethylpyrimidine synthase ThiC produces the protein MRTEWVSARKGQANVSQMHYARKGVVTEEMAYVATIENLPESLVMEEVARGRMIIPANVNHTNLEPMAIGIASKCKVNANIGASPNASDAAEEVNKLKLAVKYGADTVMDLSTGGVNLDEVRTAIIGASSVPIGTVPVYQALESVHGSIEKLDEDDFLHIIEKHCQQGVDYQTIHAGLLIEHLPKVKGRLTGIVSRGGGILAQWMLYHHRQNPLFTRFDDICEIFKRYDCTFSLGDSLRPGCQHDASDAAQLAELKTLGELTRRAWKHDVQVMVEGPGHVPLDQIEFNVKKQMEECDEAPFYVLGPLVTDIAPGYDHITSAIGAAMAGWHGTAMLCYVTPKEHLGLPNAEDVREGLIAYKIAAHAADIARHRPGARDRDDELSRARYNFDWNKQFELSLDPERAKEYHDETLPADIYKQAEFCSMCGPKHCPMQTKITDEDLAGLEDVLKAKSGAGELAGVKQQKES, from the coding sequence ATGCGTACTGAATGGGTTTCCGCTCGCAAGGGCCAGGCCAATGTGTCTCAGATGCATTACGCCCGTAAGGGTGTGGTGACGGAGGAAATGGCCTATGTGGCCACGATCGAGAACCTTCCGGAATCCCTCGTGATGGAAGAGGTGGCGCGCGGTCGGATGATCATTCCCGCCAATGTCAATCACACCAATTTGGAGCCGATGGCGATCGGCATCGCCAGCAAGTGCAAGGTGAACGCCAACATTGGTGCGTCTCCCAATGCGTCGGATGCAGCGGAGGAGGTGAACAAGCTGAAGTTGGCTGTGAAATATGGCGCCGACACCGTGATGGATCTGTCCACTGGCGGCGTGAACCTGGATGAAGTGCGGACGGCAATTATTGGCGCCTCATCCGTTCCGATTGGCACGGTGCCTGTGTATCAGGCCTTGGAAAGTGTGCACGGCTCGATCGAGAAACTCGATGAAGATGACTTCCTGCACATCATCGAAAAGCATTGCCAACAGGGCGTTGATTACCAGACGATTCATGCTGGCCTGTTGATTGAACATCTCCCCAAAGTGAAGGGACGTCTCACCGGAATTGTGAGCCGAGGCGGCGGAATTTTGGCCCAGTGGATGTTGTATCACCACCGTCAAAATCCTTTGTTCACGCGTTTTGACGACATTTGCGAGATTTTTAAGCGCTACGACTGCACCTTCTCCTTAGGAGATTCCTTGCGTCCTGGTTGCCAGCATGATGCTTCCGATGCGGCCCAGCTCGCTGAACTGAAAACGCTCGGTGAGCTCACCCGCCGGGCTTGGAAGCACGACGTGCAAGTGATGGTGGAGGGTCCAGGCCATGTGCCCCTGGATCAAATTGAATTCAACGTGAAAAAGCAAATGGAGGAGTGCGATGAAGCGCCCTTCTATGTGCTCGGTCCGTTGGTGACCGATATCGCTCCTGGCTACGACCACATCACCTCAGCGATTGGTGCGGCGATGGCCGGTTGGCACGGCACCGCGATGCTTTGCTACGTGACGCCGAAGGAGCACCTTGGTCTTCCCAATGCAGAAGATGTGCGCGAGGGGCTGATTGCCTACAAGATTGCAGCTCATGCTGCTGATATCGCTCGTCATCGTCCTGGTGCGAGGGATCGTGATGATGAACTGAGCCGGGCCCGTTACAACTTTGACTGGAACAAGCAGTTTGAGTTGTCTTTAGATCCTGAGCGTGCGAAGGAGTATCACGATGAAACCCTGCCAGCAGACATCTACAAACAAGCTGAGTTCTGCTCGATGTGCGGGCCCAAGCACTGCCCGATGCAAACCAAGATCACCGATGAGGATCTTGCTGGCTTGGAAGATGTGCTGAAGGCGAAAAGTGGTGCTGGTGAATTAGCTGGTGTGAAGCAACAGAAGGAATCCTGA